One stretch of Micromonospora echinospora DNA includes these proteins:
- a CDS encoding VOC family protein — protein MHRSRLYALIIDAPRDEAGKAAAFWSAALGAGLRTDPAEPQFTGLADVVPGLITAVQSVDDAPRYHLDIETDDVAAEVERLRGLGATPVSRWLDCHVLRAPGGHLLCVIPVASDGELFEATATRWP, from the coding sequence ATGCATCGATCGCGGTTGTATGCCCTGATCATCGACGCGCCGCGGGACGAGGCGGGGAAGGCGGCCGCGTTCTGGTCCGCCGCGCTCGGCGCCGGCCTGCGCACCGATCCGGCCGAACCGCAGTTCACCGGCCTGGCCGACGTCGTGCCAGGGCTGATCACCGCCGTGCAGTCGGTAGACGACGCGCCCCGCTACCACCTCGACATCGAGACCGACGACGTGGCGGCCGAGGTCGAGCGGCTGCGTGGGCTGGGCGCCACGCCGGTGTCCCGCTGGCTCGACTGCCACGTGCTGCGCGCGCCGGGCGGGCATCTGCTCTGCGTCATCCCGGTGGCCAGCGACGGCGAACTGTTCGAGGCCACCGCCACCCGCTGGCCGTGA
- a CDS encoding FAD-binding and (Fe-S)-binding domain-containing protein: MRELSASARAGLEAVVPGGVATRAADRLRMAHDASHYLLHPGAVITPSDAGQVAALLAHSRRTGTPLTFRSGGTSLSGQAVTDRLLVDVRRHFRDLSVLDDGRRVRVQPGVVLRQVNARLAPYGRKFGPDPASESACTVGGVVANNSSGMTCGTEFNTYRTLESLVLVLPSGTVLDTGAPDADARLRAAEPALHAGLLRLRDRVRGNSDSVRRIRAQYAMKNTMGYGVNAFLDHDDPADLLTRLVVGSEGTLAFVASATFRTVPVHRHAATGLLVFDSLGAATAAMPALVAAGPAAVELLDAVALRVAQRDPKADAALRGLAVRGHAALLVEWQESDPQALAARVADAGPVLAGLPLSAPARLSGEPAARAALWHIRKGLYAAVAGARPSGTTALLEDIAVPVEALAGTCASLADLFERHRYADSVIFGHAKDGNLHFMLNERFDGGEAPARYADFTEEMVDLVLGHGGTLKAEHGTGRVMAPYVRRQFGDELYEVMRELKTLCDPDGVLNPGVLLSDDPEIHMRHLKTVPTVEEEVDRCVECGYCEPVCPSRDLTTTPRQRIVLRREIAAAQAAGDTALVRELTDDYDYDAVQTCAVDGMCATACPVLINTGDLVKRLRAEEHGRATSTGWRAAARRWGATTRGMARGLDLAGALPAALPEAATRAARAVLGADRVPRWQRDLPRGGTARHPHPADDPDAVFVPSCLGTLFAPAQGGTGVAAALLTLAERAGVRLLVPDGIGDLCCGTPWSSKGLTDGYRAVRDRVPPVLRAASRDGTLPVVSDAASCTEGFERLLDGAADVRVVDAVAYTAGTLLPRLTVRRRIGSLALHPTCSSVRLGLDDALLTVARAVADEVVVPEGWQCCGFAGDRGLLHPELTASATRAEAAAVASRPFGGYASVNRTCEIGLARATGQPYRHLLELLAEATSP; the protein is encoded by the coding sequence ATGAGAGAGCTGAGCGCGTCCGCGCGGGCCGGGCTTGAGGCGGTGGTGCCCGGCGGCGTGGCGACCCGGGCCGCGGACCGGCTGCGGATGGCCCACGACGCCTCGCACTACCTGCTGCACCCCGGCGCGGTGATCACCCCGTCCGACGCCGGCCAGGTCGCCGCGCTGCTGGCGCACAGCCGCCGCACCGGCACGCCGCTGACGTTCCGCTCCGGCGGCACCAGCCTCAGCGGCCAGGCGGTCACCGACCGGCTGCTCGTCGACGTACGGCGGCACTTCCGCGACCTGAGCGTGCTCGACGACGGCCGGCGGGTGCGGGTGCAACCGGGAGTGGTGCTCCGGCAGGTCAACGCCCGGCTCGCGCCGTACGGCCGCAAATTCGGCCCCGATCCGGCCAGCGAGTCCGCGTGCACGGTCGGCGGCGTGGTCGCCAACAACTCCAGCGGCATGACCTGCGGAACCGAGTTCAACACGTACCGGACGCTGGAGTCGCTGGTGCTCGTGCTGCCCAGCGGCACCGTGCTCGACACCGGCGCCCCGGACGCCGACGCCCGGCTGCGCGCCGCCGAACCGGCACTGCACGCCGGGCTGCTGCGGCTGCGCGACCGGGTACGCGGCAACAGCGACTCGGTGCGCCGCATCCGCGCCCAGTACGCCATGAAGAACACCATGGGGTACGGCGTGAACGCGTTCCTCGACCACGACGACCCGGCCGATCTGCTCACCCGGCTCGTGGTGGGCAGCGAGGGCACGCTCGCGTTCGTCGCGTCGGCGACGTTCCGCACCGTACCCGTGCACCGGCACGCCGCGACGGGCCTGCTGGTCTTCGACTCCCTCGGCGCGGCGACGGCCGCCATGCCCGCCCTGGTGGCGGCCGGGCCGGCGGCGGTCGAGCTGCTCGACGCCGTCGCCCTGCGGGTGGCCCAGCGTGACCCGAAGGCGGACGCCGCGCTGCGTGGCCTGGCCGTGCGGGGCCACGCCGCGCTGCTCGTGGAGTGGCAGGAGTCCGACCCGCAGGCGCTGGCCGCGCGGGTCGCCGACGCCGGCCCGGTGCTCGCCGGCCTGCCGTTGAGCGCCCCGGCCCGGCTCAGCGGCGAGCCCGCCGCGCGGGCCGCGCTGTGGCACATCCGCAAGGGCCTGTACGCCGCGGTGGCCGGCGCGCGCCCGTCCGGCACCACGGCGCTGCTGGAGGACATCGCCGTGCCGGTCGAGGCCCTCGCCGGCACCTGCGCCTCGCTGGCCGACCTGTTCGAGCGGCACCGGTACGCCGACAGCGTCATCTTCGGCCACGCCAAGGACGGCAACCTGCACTTCATGCTCAACGAGCGGTTCGACGGCGGCGAGGCCCCGGCACGGTACGCCGACTTCACCGAGGAGATGGTCGACCTGGTGCTCGGCCACGGCGGCACGCTCAAGGCGGAGCACGGCACCGGCCGGGTGATGGCCCCGTACGTGCGCCGCCAGTTCGGCGACGAGCTGTACGAGGTGATGCGGGAGCTGAAGACGCTCTGCGACCCCGACGGCGTGCTCAACCCGGGCGTGCTGCTCAGCGACGACCCGGAGATCCACATGCGGCACCTCAAGACCGTGCCGACGGTGGAGGAGGAGGTGGACCGCTGCGTCGAGTGCGGCTACTGCGAGCCGGTCTGCCCCAGCCGCGACCTCACGACCACGCCCCGGCAGCGCATCGTGCTGCGCCGGGAGATCGCCGCCGCGCAGGCCGCCGGCGACACCGCGCTGGTCCGGGAACTGACCGACGACTACGACTACGACGCGGTGCAGACCTGCGCCGTCGACGGCATGTGCGCCACCGCCTGCCCGGTCCTGATCAACACAGGTGACCTGGTCAAGCGGCTGCGCGCCGAGGAGCACGGCCGGGCCACGTCGACCGGCTGGCGGGCGGCGGCCCGTCGGTGGGGCGCGACCACCCGGGGCATGGCCCGCGGGCTCGACCTGGCCGGCGCGCTGCCTGCGGCGCTGCCCGAGGCCGCCACCCGGGCCGCCCGCGCGGTGCTCGGCGCCGACCGCGTGCCGCGGTGGCAACGGGACCTGCCCCGCGGCGGCACCGCGCGGCACCCCCACCCGGCCGACGACCCGGACGCCGTGTTCGTGCCCTCCTGCCTGGGCACGCTGTTCGCCCCGGCGCAGGGCGGCACCGGCGTGGCCGCCGCGCTGCTCACGCTCGCCGAGCGGGCCGGCGTACGGCTACTAGTGCCGGACGGCATCGGCGACCTCTGCTGTGGCACCCCCTGGTCGTCCAAGGGACTCACAGACGGCTACCGGGCCGTGCGCGACCGGGTCCCGCCGGTGCTGCGCGCGGCCAGCCGCGACGGCACGTTGCCTGTGGTCAGCGACGCCGCGTCCTGCACGGAGGGCTTCGAGCGGCTGCTCGACGGCGCCGCGGACGTGCGGGTCGTCGACGCGGTCGCGTACACCGCCGGCACGCTGCTGCCCAGGCTGACCGTGCGCCGCCGGATCGGCTCGCTCGCGCTGCACCCCACCTGCTCGTCGGTCCGGCTCGGCCTGGACGACGCGCTGCTCACCGTGGCTCGCGCGGTCGCCGACGAGGTGGTGGTCCCGGAGGGCTGGCAGTGTTGCGGCTTCGCCGGGGACCGGGGACTGCTGCACCCGGAGCTGACCGCGTCGGCCACCCGGGCCGAGGCCGCCGCCGTCGCGTCCCGGCCCTTCGGCGGGTACGCCTCGGTGAACCGCACCTGCGAGATCGGGCTGGCGCGGGCCACCGGGCAGCCGTACCGGCACCTGCTGGAGCTGCTGGCCGAGGCCACCTCGCCGTAG
- a CDS encoding nucleotidyltransferase domain-containing protein — protein MRDDIRDYLDELVHRSRDVLGDDLVGAYAAGSVGLGAYQPGRSDVDVALLVAGPLPEAAKRALVDRLRHESLPCPARGLELVVYRRDVAASGTPEPGFEVELNTGATMPFRATCDPADRPAADGRFWYALDRSILRQSGRTLLGPPAADMFADPSPQELRALLADALRWWLALPTPPGDEPAPGAEDAVLGACRALVRSRDGVWLGKVEAGLRVAADDPDAALIRASIDARRGGIPPSGPAARAFQRRVLARIAPD, from the coding sequence ATGCGCGACGACATCCGCGACTACCTGGACGAACTGGTCCACCGCTCCCGGGACGTGCTCGGCGACGACCTCGTGGGGGCGTACGCGGCCGGGTCGGTCGGGCTGGGCGCGTACCAGCCGGGGCGCAGCGACGTGGACGTGGCGCTGCTGGTCGCCGGGCCGCTGCCGGAGGCGGCCAAGCGGGCGCTGGTGGACCGGCTGCGGCACGAGTCGCTGCCCTGCCCGGCGCGCGGCCTGGAGCTGGTGGTCTACCGCCGGGACGTGGCCGCCTCCGGCACCCCGGAGCCGGGCTTCGAGGTCGAGCTGAACACCGGTGCCACAATGCCGTTCCGGGCCACCTGCGACCCGGCGGACCGGCCCGCCGCCGACGGCCGGTTCTGGTACGCGCTGGACCGCAGCATCCTGCGCCAGTCCGGCCGGACGCTGCTCGGCCCACCCGCCGCCGACATGTTCGCCGACCCGTCCCCGCAGGAGCTGCGGGCGCTGCTGGCCGACGCGCTGCGCTGGTGGCTGGCGCTGCCCACGCCACCCGGCGACGAACCGGCCCCCGGCGCGGAGGACGCGGTGCTCGGCGCGTGCCGCGCGCTGGTGCGCAGCCGCGACGGCGTCTGGCTGGGCAAGGTCGAGGCCGGGCTGCGGGTCGCCGCCGACGACCCGGACGCCGCGCTGATCCGGGCCTCGATCGACGCCCGCCGGGGCGGTATCCCGCCGTCCGGTCCGGCCGCGCGGGCCTTCCAGCGCCGGGTGCTGGCCCGGATCGCCCCGGACTGA
- a CDS encoding M4 family metallopeptidase, which yields MKLSPRLAALTGAAAAGVIAAGTAAAVQAAPPGPAAPNPAQARAAAADSTRALVANRPAYLQAGADDAFVQKPVISSEGTQYVPYERTYKGLPVVGGDFVLATDSAGNLKYASVAQQRPIGALATTPALTPAAAATTARAQFKTVSAVEGTTLVVYTLGAAPALAWETTVRGTSADGPSRLTVDVDARTGAVLRKQEHVVRGTGTGAWNGPSPLTLNTTQSGSTYTMKDPTVTNLSCQDSANNTTFSGSDDVWGNGTATNKETGCVDALFSAQTEHKMLAQWLGRNGANGNGGYWPIRVGLNDQNAYYDGSQVQIGKNTAGQWIGSLDVVAHEIGHGIDDNTPGGISGGGTQEFVADTFGAATEWFANEPSSYDAPDFLVGEKINLVGSGPIRNMYNPSALGDPNCYSSSIPSTEVHAAAGPGNHWFYLLANGSSPTNGQPSSSTCNSSSVTGLGIQKAIKIMYNAMLLKTSSSSYLKYRVWTLQAAKNLYPSSCAEFNAVKAAWAAVSVPAQSGEPTCAGGTPTPTPTATTTPPSGGCSGNKLANPGFESGNVSWTASSGVITTDSGQAAHGGSYKAWLNGYGSSHTDTLSQSVTIPAGCRATLSFWLHIDSAETTTSTAYDKLTVKAGSTTLATYSNLNKATGYVQRSFDVSSLAGTTATISFSGVEDSSLQTSFVVDDTAVTLS from the coding sequence GTGAAACTCTCACCTCGCCTCGCCGCGCTCACCGGCGCGGCTGCGGCCGGCGTGATCGCCGCCGGCACCGCCGCAGCCGTGCAGGCCGCGCCACCCGGGCCCGCCGCCCCCAACCCGGCCCAGGCCCGCGCGGCCGCCGCCGACTCGACTCGCGCGCTGGTCGCGAACCGCCCCGCCTACCTGCAGGCCGGCGCCGACGACGCGTTCGTCCAGAAGCCGGTCATCTCCTCCGAGGGCACCCAGTACGTGCCGTACGAGCGCACCTACAAGGGCCTGCCTGTGGTCGGCGGCGACTTCGTGCTGGCCACCGACTCAGCCGGCAACCTCAAGTACGCCTCGGTCGCGCAGCAGCGGCCGATCGGCGCCCTCGCCACCACGCCCGCGCTGACCCCGGCCGCCGCCGCGACCACGGCGCGCGCCCAGTTCAAGACGGTCAGCGCGGTCGAGGGCACCACGCTCGTGGTCTACACGCTCGGCGCCGCACCGGCGCTGGCCTGGGAGACCACGGTGCGCGGCACCAGCGCGGACGGCCCCAGCCGGCTCACCGTCGACGTCGACGCCCGTACCGGCGCGGTCCTGCGCAAGCAGGAGCACGTGGTACGCGGCACCGGCACCGGTGCCTGGAACGGGCCCAGCCCGCTCACGCTCAACACCACCCAGTCGGGCTCCACGTACACCATGAAGGACCCGACCGTCACCAACCTGAGCTGCCAGGACTCGGCGAACAACACCACGTTCAGCGGCTCCGACGACGTGTGGGGCAACGGCACCGCCACCAACAAGGAGACCGGCTGCGTCGACGCGCTGTTCTCCGCGCAGACCGAGCACAAGATGCTCGCCCAGTGGCTGGGCCGCAATGGTGCCAACGGCAACGGTGGCTACTGGCCGATCCGGGTGGGCCTCAACGACCAGAACGCCTACTACGACGGCAGCCAGGTGCAGATCGGCAAGAACACCGCCGGCCAGTGGATCGGCTCGCTGGACGTGGTGGCGCACGAGATCGGCCACGGCATCGACGACAACACCCCCGGCGGCATCTCCGGCGGCGGCACCCAGGAGTTCGTGGCGGACACGTTCGGCGCGGCCACCGAGTGGTTCGCCAACGAGCCGTCCAGCTACGACGCGCCGGACTTCCTGGTCGGCGAGAAGATCAACCTGGTCGGCTCCGGCCCGATCCGCAACATGTACAACCCGTCGGCGCTCGGCGACCCGAACTGCTACTCCAGCAGCATCCCGTCGACCGAGGTGCACGCCGCGGCCGGGCCGGGCAACCACTGGTTCTACCTGCTGGCGAACGGCAGCAGCCCGACCAACGGGCAGCCGTCCAGTTCGACCTGCAACAGCAGCAGCGTGACCGGTCTGGGCATCCAGAAGGCCATCAAGATCATGTACAACGCCATGCTGCTGAAGACCTCGTCCTCGTCCTACCTGAAGTACCGCGTCTGGACGTTGCAGGCGGCGAAGAACCTCTACCCGAGCAGCTGCGCCGAGTTCAATGCGGTCAAGGCGGCCTGGGCGGCGGTCAGCGTACCGGCCCAGTCGGGTGAGCCGACCTGCGCCGGCGGCACCCCGACGCCCACGCCGACGGCCACCACCACCCCGCCGTCGGGCGGCTGCTCCGGCAACAAGCTCGCCAACCCCGGCTTCGAGTCGGGCAACGTGAGCTGGACCGCCTCGTCCGGCGTCATCACCACCGACAGCGGCCAGGCGGCACACGGCGGCTCGTACAAGGCGTGGCTGAACGGGTACGGCTCGTCGCACACCGACACGTTGAGCCAGTCGGTGACGATCCCGGCCGGCTGCCGGGCGACACTGAGCTTCTGGCTGCACATCGACAGCGCGGAGACGACCACGAGCACCGCGTACGACAAGCTCACCGTCAAGGCCGGCAGCACCACGCTGGCCACCTACTCCAACCTGAACAAGGCCACCGGCTACGTGCAGCGGTCCTTCGACGTCTCGTCGCTGGCCGGCACCACGGCGACCATCTCGTTCAGCGGCGTGGAGGACAGCTCTCTGCAGACGTCCTTCGTCGTCGACGACACCGCGGTCACCCTGAGCTGA
- a CDS encoding transglycosylase domain-containing protein, with the protein MRGTGETRGPAGATAASPKRKRRRLAVVLAVCVLLAGCGLVAGGYYFDSVPTPSDLKLPESTTVYYADGRTPMAKLGAQNRTIVPYDQMNDSAKQAIVAAEDRTFWTNRGIDFKGVLRAAWANVSGGQRQGASTLTQQYARIAADLRGVTYSRKLREAVIAWKLDDAYSKEEILGFYLNTVPFGRGAYGIEAAAQTYFGKTVRRDAPPERQLTQAEAMVLCAMVKQPEADPADPEGTPGYDPRRNALARQNSIDRWNYIRDGMVKLGYLTSQQAADLAYPDTVRPIDKDAGRSDLDRPTGLVVNHVLAELRGTEPFRGKPDEVIRDGGYRIVTTIDRRVQDAAEAAADIRRDTAPRAVRGQPRNWQAALVAVEPGTGRVLGYYGGDKGSGADYAGWYSDEDGQARGFGQHPPGSSFKVYDLAAAVRDGISVKERFDSPDTKEFPASGRTKGSAAGPIRNAERAPCQPDCALWEATVASLNVTYFELTERLGTDKVIEMARQAGVESMWETVRGNPRPQRVDLRSDPADEVAERFSTEVGIGQYGITVQDHANGMATFAAGGKRADAHFVRSVSKDDEEVWTEQLRTTDLGLDREAIDQLNWTLRRVRAAKLDNGWDSAGKTGTWQAGQSTTQNVHTWMVGWTGALASAVWLGTTNGKPLRTSGGSYEVYGSTGAAPIWRQFMTKATEAMKLDPDKYRFGEPKFPGDAPEPTGSVPPPSTAAPTPSGSPSPSPTPSSPSPSPEPTGRPTSRPTLTPSLPPPPTVAPTRTRGPR; encoded by the coding sequence GTGCGAGGAACGGGAGAGACCCGGGGACCGGCCGGCGCCACCGCCGCGAGCCCGAAGCGCAAGCGGCGGCGTCTGGCGGTCGTCCTCGCGGTCTGCGTGCTGCTGGCCGGGTGCGGGCTGGTCGCTGGCGGCTACTACTTCGACAGCGTGCCCACGCCCAGCGACCTGAAGCTGCCCGAGTCGACAACCGTCTACTACGCCGACGGGCGCACGCCGATGGCGAAGCTGGGCGCGCAGAACCGCACCATCGTGCCGTACGACCAGATGAACGACTCGGCCAAGCAGGCGATCGTGGCGGCCGAGGACCGGACGTTCTGGACCAACCGCGGCATCGACTTCAAGGGCGTGCTGCGCGCCGCCTGGGCCAACGTGAGCGGCGGCCAGCGGCAGGGCGCGTCAACGCTCACCCAGCAGTACGCGCGCATCGCCGCCGACCTGCGCGGGGTCACCTACTCCCGCAAGCTGCGCGAGGCGGTGATCGCCTGGAAGCTCGACGACGCGTACTCCAAGGAGGAGATCCTCGGCTTCTACCTGAACACCGTGCCGTTCGGCCGGGGCGCGTACGGGATCGAGGCGGCCGCGCAGACGTACTTCGGCAAGACGGTGCGCCGGGACGCGCCGCCCGAGCGGCAGCTCACCCAGGCCGAGGCGATGGTGCTCTGCGCCATGGTGAAGCAGCCGGAGGCGGATCCGGCCGACCCCGAGGGCACGCCCGGCTACGACCCGCGCCGCAACGCGCTTGCCAGACAGAACTCGATCGACCGCTGGAACTACATCCGCGACGGCATGGTCAAGCTCGGCTATCTGACGTCGCAGCAGGCGGCGGACCTCGCGTACCCGGACACGGTCCGCCCGATCGACAAGGACGCGGGCCGGTCCGACCTGGACCGGCCGACCGGCCTGGTGGTCAACCACGTGCTGGCCGAGCTGCGCGGGACCGAGCCGTTCCGCGGCAAGCCGGACGAGGTGATCCGCGACGGCGGCTACCGCATCGTCACCACCATCGACAGGCGCGTGCAGGACGCGGCCGAGGCGGCGGCGGACATCCGCCGGGACACCGCCCCGCGAGCGGTGCGCGGGCAACCGCGGAACTGGCAGGCGGCGCTGGTGGCGGTGGAGCCGGGCACCGGCCGGGTGCTCGGCTACTACGGCGGCGACAAGGGCTCGGGAGCTGACTACGCGGGCTGGTACTCCGACGAGGACGGCCAGGCCCGCGGCTTCGGCCAGCATCCGCCGGGGTCGTCGTTCAAGGTGTACGACCTGGCCGCCGCCGTACGCGACGGGATCTCGGTGAAGGAGCGGTTCGACTCGCCGGACACCAAGGAGTTCCCCGCCTCGGGGCGCACGAAGGGCAGCGCGGCCGGGCCGATCCGCAACGCCGAGCGTGCGCCCTGCCAGCCGGACTGCGCGCTCTGGGAGGCCACTGTCGCCTCGCTCAACGTCACCTATTTCGAGCTGACCGAGCGGCTCGGCACCGACAAGGTGATCGAGATGGCCCGGCAGGCGGGCGTGGAGTCGATGTGGGAGACGGTCCGGGGCAACCCCCGGCCGCAGCGCGTCGACCTGCGCAGCGACCCCGCCGACGAGGTGGCGGAGCGGTTCTCCACCGAGGTCGGCATCGGGCAGTACGGGATCACCGTGCAGGACCATGCGAACGGGATGGCCACGTTCGCGGCCGGCGGCAAGCGGGCCGACGCGCACTTCGTCCGGTCGGTGAGCAAGGACGACGAGGAGGTGTGGACCGAGCAACTGCGCACCACGGACCTGGGGCTGGACCGGGAGGCGATCGACCAGCTGAACTGGACGCTGCGCCGGGTCCGGGCGGCCAAGCTGGACAACGGCTGGGACTCCGCCGGCAAGACCGGCACCTGGCAGGCCGGGCAGAGCACCACCCAGAACGTGCACACCTGGATGGTGGGCTGGACCGGCGCGCTGGCCTCGGCGGTGTGGCTGGGCACCACCAACGGCAAACCGCTGCGGACGAGCGGCGGCAGCTACGAGGTGTACGGCTCCACGGGCGCCGCGCCGATCTGGCGGCAGTTCATGACCAAGGCCACCGAGGCGATGAAGCTCGACCCGGACAAGTACCGCTTCGGTGAGCCGAAGTTTCCCGGCGACGCCCCGGAGCCGACCGGGTCGGTGCCGCCGCCGTCCACCGCCGCTCCCACGCCGTCCGGCTCCCCGAGCCCGAGCCCGACCCCGTCGAGCCCCAGCCCGAGCCCGGAGCCGACCGGTCGGCCGACGTCGCGGCCCACGCTGACGCCCTCGCTGCCGCCGCCGCCCACCGTCGCGCCGACGCGGACCCGCGGCCCGCGCTGA
- a CDS encoding diacylglycerol/lipid kinase family protein, with protein METSTAERPDTAPAVPPSGVVAVVAHRKKTFGGGLDELRSRLVGAGVGRLLWYEVPKSRKAPKRVRAALDSGAELVLVWGGDGMVQRCADALAGSGVPMGILPAGTANLFAVNLGIPVDLQKAVRIALHGRRRELDLGRINGEHFAVMAGAGFDGDLIRDADRQLKGRFGRIAYVWTGLRHVRGECVRTRIRVDGADWFDDEASCVLFGNVGTITGGIPAFDDARPDDGALEVGVATASGAVDWARTLGRMAAGRSEESPFVRITRGRKITVRFDAPKTYELDGGARGKAKRLKVKVVPGALTVCCPDPPD; from the coding sequence ATGGAGACGAGCACTGCCGAACGCCCGGACACCGCCCCCGCCGTACCTCCGTCCGGTGTGGTCGCTGTCGTCGCCCATCGGAAGAAGACTTTCGGGGGCGGCCTCGACGAGCTGCGTTCGCGGCTCGTCGGCGCCGGCGTCGGGCGGCTTCTCTGGTACGAGGTGCCGAAGAGCCGCAAGGCGCCCAAGCGGGTCCGCGCGGCGCTGGACTCCGGCGCCGAGCTGGTGCTGGTGTGGGGCGGCGACGGCATGGTGCAGCGGTGCGCCGACGCGCTGGCCGGAAGCGGCGTGCCGATGGGCATCCTGCCGGCCGGCACCGCCAACCTGTTCGCGGTCAACCTCGGCATCCCCGTCGACCTGCAGAAGGCGGTACGGATCGCGCTGCACGGCCGCCGCCGCGAGCTGGACCTCGGCCGGATCAACGGGGAGCACTTCGCGGTGATGGCCGGCGCCGGGTTCGACGGCGACCTGATCCGTGACGCCGACCGGCAGCTCAAGGGCCGGTTCGGCCGGATCGCGTACGTGTGGACCGGGCTGCGGCACGTGCGCGGCGAGTGCGTACGGACCCGGATCCGGGTCGACGGCGCGGACTGGTTCGACGACGAGGCGAGCTGTGTGCTGTTCGGCAACGTCGGCACCATCACCGGCGGCATCCCGGCCTTCGACGACGCCCGCCCCGACGACGGGGCGCTGGAGGTCGGCGTGGCCACCGCCAGCGGCGCCGTGGACTGGGCGCGCACGCTGGGCCGGATGGCCGCCGGGCGCTCCGAGGAGTCGCCGTTCGTGCGGATCACCCGGGGCCGCAAGATCACGGTGCGGTTCGACGCGCCGAAGACGTACGAGCTGGACGGCGGCGCCCGGGGCAAGGCGAAACGGCTCAAGGTCAAGGTGGTGCCGGGCGCGCTGACCGTGTGCTGTCCCGACCCGCCGGACTGA
- a CDS encoding SDR family NAD(P)-dependent oxidoreductase, which yields MAAGMLSGRVAVVTGAARGIGRAAAVALAEAGADVAGMDVAGPVSPILDLQPSTPDDLAETGRRVTAAGVRWSAHQADQRDIGAVRAVAEAVEREHGGVDVLFANAGIQAFAPLLEMADQHWHDQIDVNLTGAANVLQVFAPLLVRRGGGRIIITSSTQGQHGTTNGSAYSASKWGLIGLMKSAALELGPHGVTVNAVIPGLVDTALTRRRDRYVQALVEAGKPASGDLAEVEDAAIQALRAKTPLGVP from the coding sequence GTGGCGGCGGGGATGTTGTCGGGGCGGGTCGCTGTGGTCACCGGCGCGGCACGCGGGATCGGCCGGGCCGCCGCGGTCGCGCTGGCCGAGGCGGGCGCGGACGTCGCCGGGATGGACGTCGCCGGGCCGGTCAGCCCGATCCTGGACCTGCAGCCCTCGACCCCGGACGACCTGGCCGAGACCGGCCGGCGGGTGACGGCGGCCGGCGTTCGCTGGTCGGCGCACCAGGCCGACCAGCGCGACATCGGGGCGGTACGGGCGGTGGCCGAGGCGGTCGAACGGGAGCACGGCGGAGTGGACGTGCTGTTCGCCAATGCCGGCATCCAGGCGTTCGCGCCGCTGCTGGAGATGGCCGACCAGCACTGGCACGACCAGATCGACGTGAACCTCACCGGCGCCGCCAACGTGCTGCAGGTGTTCGCGCCGCTGCTGGTACGGCGCGGCGGCGGGCGGATCATCATCACGTCGTCCACCCAGGGGCAGCACGGCACCACGAACGGGTCCGCGTACTCGGCGTCCAAGTGGGGCCTGATCGGGCTGATGAAGTCCGCCGCGCTGGAACTCGGGCCGCACGGCGTGACGGTGAACGCGGTGATCCCAGGGCTGGTCGACACCGCGCTGACCCGGCGCCGGGACCGTTACGTGCAGGCGCTGGTCGAGGCGGGGAAGCCGGCCTCCGGTGACCTCGCGGAGGTGGAAGACGCCGCGATCCAGGCGCTGCGGGCCAAGACGCCGCTGGGCGTGCCGTGA
- a CDS encoding YbaB/EbfC family nucleoid-associated protein — MTNDPFSAAASLDELLTRTQQALTSMRSRASVHADGEPADLLRAEGTAAGGRVRAVAVQGGRLDSVTIDPELAGEPLDVLSGHLVAAANAALSELDAQVSASARADADALAARLGSMGDQAELFGRAMHEAAARIHRDRGTSSRAGRPA, encoded by the coding sequence ATGACCAACGACCCGTTCTCGGCGGCCGCGAGCCTCGACGAGCTGCTGACCCGCACGCAGCAGGCGCTCACCTCGATGCGCTCCCGGGCCTCGGTGCACGCCGACGGCGAACCGGCCGACCTGCTGCGCGCCGAGGGCACTGCGGCCGGTGGGCGGGTCCGCGCGGTCGCCGTCCAGGGTGGCCGGCTGGATTCCGTGACGATCGACCCGGAGCTGGCCGGCGAGCCCCTCGACGTCCTCAGCGGACACCTCGTCGCCGCCGCCAACGCCGCGCTGTCCGAGCTGGACGCCCAGGTCAGCGCGTCGGCGCGAGCCGACGCCGACGCGCTCGCCGCCCGGCTCGGCAGCATGGGCGACCAGGCCGAGCTGTTCGGCCGCGCGATGCACGAGGCGGCCGCCCGGATCCACCGCGACCGCGGCACCTCGTCCCGGGCCGGGCGCCCGGCCTGA